DNA from Aggregatimonas sangjinii:
GATTTCGGCGGAGGCCTAAAGACCGATGAGGATTTGCGCATTGCCTTCGAGAGCGGTGCACATCAAATAACGGGCGGTAGTATCGCGGTAAAAAATCCAGAAACTTTTACGGGATGGATTGAAACCTATGGTGCTGACCGCATCATTTTAGGCGCTGATGCTTTGGATGAGAAAGTGGCCGTTTCCGGTTGGCAGGAAGATTCAAACGAAGAATTGCTTCCCTTTATAGAATCCTATCAAAAAAAAGGGATTCAGTATGTTATCTGCACCGACATCAGTAAGGATGGTATGTTAGAGGGTCCCTCCTTTGCTTTATATGAAAAAATACTGACCAGCTCCAACGGTCTGAAACTGGTTGCCTCCGGTGGAATATCCACCTTTGACGAATTGCCCAGACTAGCGGAAATCGGTTGTGAAGGCACCATTATCGGTAAGGCCATTTATGAAAACAAGATACATCTGAAACAACTGGAGGAGTATATTTTAGCCACATGAGCAACGAAGAAAGAATAGTAGAGGAATTGGTGAAAAATGCCTTGTTCCGTATGGATGAAAGCACGCGTATGATACGAAAAAGCTTGACCGAAATCAGCGAGCAGGAGCTGTGGTTAAAACCCAATGCTTCTTTGAACTCCATCGCAAATTTGATATTGCATTTATGTGGAAATATGACGCAGTACATCATCGCATCCTTAGGTGAAAGCGAAGATGTCCGAAATCGCGACATGGAATTCTCGTCACATGCAACAGGAAACAAAGCGCAAATTTTGGAACAATTGGAGCGCACGGTCGACGAAGTAAGGCGGATCATTTTTGATGCGGATGTTAAGCAATTGGTAAAGGTCAGGTCCGTGCAAGGTTTTTCATTTTCGGGTGTCGGCGTAATTATGCACGCTGTGGAGCACTATTCCTATCATACCGGACAAATAGCCTTTTGGGTCAAGCTCTTAAAGAACAAAGACCTTGGTTTTTATAGTGGCACCGATTTGAATATTAAAAATCAACTATAAGTTAGAGGTACGAGGTATAAAATTAAAGTTAGCGCTATGCAAGATTTGAAATTAAGAACCAAGAGGTTTACGATCGATTGTTGGCACCTTTGCACCAAAATTCCTAAATCTAGAGAATTGGATGCTTGGGTACGACAGCTTATTAAATGTTCTAGCTCCGTCGGCGTTAATTATAGGGCATCCCAAAGAGCTAAATCTACGGCGGATTTCATCAACAAACTCAAAATTGTTGAAGAAGAGGCAGACGAGTCCGTTTATTGGTTGTAATTATTTATAGAAGTTTTAGATTCGAATCATGAGGAAATAAAGCGTCTTAAGAAAGAAGGTCAAGAGTTGTTGGCAATAACTGTTGCATCAATCAAAACGGCTAGAAAGAATCAGAAAAAGTGATTTGTATGCCAATGAATCAATTAGAATTTTGTACCTCGTACTTCTAACTTCGTACCTTAATATATGTTAGCAAAAAGAATAATTCCCTGTTTGGATATCAAAGATGGCAGGACGGTAAAAGGAATCAACTTTGTAGATTTGCGTGACGCCGGTGATCCAGTCGAGCTCGCTGAAATTTATAGCAAGGAGGGCGCCGATGAATTGGTTTTCCTGGATATTTCGGCCACCGAGCAAAAGCGCAAGACATTGTCCGAGTTGGTGTACCACGTGGCCGAGAAGGTGAATATCCCGTTCACTGTTGGTGGCGGTATATCCTCAGTGGAAGATGTCGACATCCTTTTGCAAAATGGGGCGGATAAGGTTTCGATAAACTCATCCGCCGTAAAAAATCCGCAACTGATAAATGATTTGGCCGCTAAATTCGGTTCGCAATGTATCGTCGTCGCCATCGACGCGAAGCAGATAAATGGGAAATGGACAGTACACTTGGTAGGGGGTAAGGTACCCACTGAGTTGGACTTGTTCGATTGGGCAAAAGAAGTGGAAAAGCGGGGTGCAGGAGAAATTTTATTTACCTCTATGGACCACGATGGCACCAAAGATGGCTTTGCCAATGAGGCACTGGCCAGACTTTCCACAGAGCTGAACATTCCTATTATCGCTTCTGGAGGAGCGGGTACGGTTCAACATTTTACCGATACCTTTATCGATGGAAAAGCAGATGCCGCCCTAGCAGCGAGTGTGTTTCATTTTAAGGAAATAGCGATTGGCGATTTAAAACAGGAACTCCGTGATAATGGTATTCCGGTTCGAATATAAAAATGGTCTGATAAATTGATACGAGCAACCCAAGCGGATAGAAAATTAGTGGTGAACATCTTGGTAGAAGCCTTTGAGCCTTTGGATGACAATAATTCCATTAATTTTGTGGTGAAACAAGATGATAAACGTACCCAAAGAATGCAGGTATTAATGGGATATTTATTCGATACCGCTATGCGAACGGGCGAAGTATTTTTATCCGACAACCGTGCCAGTTGCCTTTTGATTACCTACGCACATAAAGATAAATTTAGCATAGCCAAGCTGTGGTCGACCCTGCAATTGGCATTTCGATGTATTGGAATAGAGCGAGTCGGGAAGGTCTTGAAACGTCAAAAAATCATACAGCGAAATTATCCGGAAGGAAAGTATATACGACCAATGATTTTTGCGGTTAAAAATGAATTTAAGGGAACAGTGACGGCTGCAAAGTTGATTATGCAGGTGTTTAACGATTTCAAGAAGAATGAGTTGCCTATTATTGTGGATACCGCTTCCGAAGAACATGTGAGGCTCTATCAAAAATTTGGATTGAAAGTATTTAAAAAAGAAGAGGGTTTGGGCTTCCCGATTTACCTCTTGCGAATGAATCGGGTAATGTCTCCTTTAGCAACTGTAGAGAACGTGTGAGAGGACAAAAGCGACTCTGATGCGACGAAAAAAGACGAATTGGAAAATGATGAAAATAGACTTCAGTAAAAATGCAGACGGACTAGTGCCCGCTATAATTCAGGATGCCGCAACCAAGAATGTATTGATGCTCGGCTACATGAACCAGGCTGCGCTCGAAAAAACCCAAGAAACCGAAAAGGTTACTTTTTTCAGCCGTTCGAAACAGCGATTATGGACGAAAGGGGAAGAGAGCGGCAATTTCTTACACCTTGTCGATATGAAGAACGATTGTGATAACGATACCTTATTGATTTCCGTAAAACCTTTAGGCCCTACTTGTCATACAGGCAGCGATACCTGTTGGGATGCCGAAAACACCTCTACTTTCGGTTTTTTGTCACAGTTGGAAAATATCATTGAGCAAAGACGTACTTCTGCCGATGGAAAGAGCTCCTATGTCGCATCGCTATTCGAAAAGGGAATCAATAAGATTGCCCAAAAAGTCGGTGAGGAGGCGATAGAAACGGTCATAGAAGCGAAAGACGATAATGATGAACTCTTTTTATACGAGAGTGCCGATTTATTGTTTCATTACTTGATTTTGCTTCAGGCCAAAGGCTTTACGTTGATCGATATCGAGGCCGAATTATTAAAAAGACATAAGTAGCCTTACCAGGTAAAACCACAAAAATTTTTTGTTCATAACACTGACTTTAAGACCATTATTCTCTATTTTAGATTGGGTAATTAAAATTGAAAAAGCGAAAGGATAAGGTATCGAGGAAATGAATGCGAAGAAGAACATTTACGTGCTATATGCCAGTTTGGACAAGAGCTTGGCACATGACCTCCTACGTCGTTTACAGCTTTGGGAAAAGGAATTTAACGTATCCATTTGGCACGATAGCCCGATTTTTCCCGGTCAACAATGGAAACCGCAAAATCTGTCCAGATTAAATGAAGCCGATATCTTTCTTTTTTTATTGAGCAATGGGTTCATGTATTCCGAATTCATTCAGCAGGATGAATTTAAAATGATCATCGACAAATACAAAGAAGGCAAAGCTATTGTGGTACCGATAGTACTTGAAAACTGCCCCTGGGATGTTGATTTCAATTCCGATGACTATGACTTTAGCTTCAAGGAGTTGCCGGTGCTTCCGGAAGATGGAAAACCGATAAATAAATGGGATTCGAGTGAGAAGGCGCTAGCACAAGTGACCGACCATGTTAAGCGTATGATAGCACCGGCTACCGAAGATGGGGATGCCGAACTATCCCAGGAGAACATTGCAGATGAGAAAACGGACGAAATCCCTAAAGAACAAATAACGCTCAATTTCGGAGAAAGGCCCGATGTGGATAATGCCCCCAAACCGGAGGACAGCCTTTTAAAAGAGGCCGAGGAGCGTAGGGTGAAGGAAGAGCAAAAGCTAAGGGAGAAGGCCGAAATCGAAAAAAGAGCAGCGGAGGAACTTAGACTACGCGAAGCGGCGGCCGCCGAGGCGAAGAAAGTCGCCGAAGAGGCTGAATCGAATAGAATAGCCCTTGAAGAACAACGAATTATTGAGGAAGCGGAAGCCAAAAAAATGGCCGAAGAAGCCGAAAGACTAAAAGAAGAGGCTAAGGCCGAGCAGAAAGCCGAAGCTGCAAGAAAAGCGCTCGAAGAACAAGAACGTAAGAAAAAAGAGGAAGCCAAGAGAATGGCCGTGGAGGAAACGCGAAGACAGCAGGAAGCGGCTGCTGCTAAAAGAAGGGCAGAGGAGGAGAAAAGAATCGCTCAGGAAGCGAAAGACCGTCGGGAAGCGGAGGAACAAAGGGAAGCAGCGTTAGCCCAAGAACGGAAAGAGGAAATATCCGGATCTGAAACCAGCGACTGGACGGATAGGGAAGATGTGGAGCAGAGTGAAAGGGGTACCACAAAGAAAAGAATTGGTATTGGCTTGGGAATAGCAGCACTGATCGCTTTAGGCATCGTGGCCTTTTCTTTGTTCAATTCCAGTCCCGAAAAACCGACGCCTACCTTACCGAGAACGAACAACGCTACGGTAGCGGATTCTGTTCAGACGACCGAATCCGATACCGAGGTCGTTTCCGAAAACGAATCTATTTCGCAGCTAGGGATTGGCGATACGTACTCCGGGGGATTAATTTTTGTATTAGACCCGGCTGGTAATACAGGTAAAATCGCTTATCCCGAAGACCGTGGACCCATGCCATGGGAAAGCGGGAACAAGATTCATGAGCAGTTAGGCGAAGGCTGGCGATTGCCGACCCTGGACGAATTACGATTGATGTACCGTACAATCGGGCAGGGCGCGGACAATAGCGGGGAATTTGCCGATGAATTGTATTGGAGCGCCACTCCTTTCGATACTTATCAAGCTCGACTCTTACGGTTTAGCGATGGGAATGCCTCCTACCACTACAATAAGGGTCTGGCAACCAGAAAATTTCTTGTACGGGCCGTTCGGGATTTTAGCAGATAAGGAGAAATGGAAAATCTCGATGATCGAGTAAAATCCCACTATTAATCTGGAGCCGATGCAGGTGGATGCGCTCGCTACCGGGGCGTTCTCAGTATAGGGTTTGTGTTAGTTCTTATGAGTTGCGATTTTGCCAGTGGTTGGAGTAAGACAAGGGTCATACAGCCTTAGTGCTTTGCTGGCCAGACAGTCTTGAATATTACGCACACGATAAGCATTTCTTCGTTCGGTTCCCCTCCGCTTTCTTTTAAGAAATTTTCAAAAAAGTCCCAATGTGCTTTTTTCCATTTTTCCAGGGGCTCCACATCCGTTCCCATGTCCAATCCCGCATAATCTTCGGAAATCTGATTAAATGGGATGGTATCCACTCGTTTATTTTCGATGATCGCTACTGCTTTACCATCGAAGTCGGTAACGATTTGCTTTGTACCAACTTTTGGTAGCGCAACCTGATAGTATTTATATAAACTGTACAATCCCGAAGATGCTTTCTTTTTTCCGTTTAGGGTCAATTCGGCCAGTCGATTGGCATCGGCCCTGTTGTTGTGAAAAAAATCGGATTCCGGAATCTCTTGGCCTTCGAATTTGGGATTTGATGCGATGTAGTCCTGCCACATGCCGGCCACGGATGGATCAATTGCGTTTTCGGATTCCGTTTCCGCCACCGTTTGGGTTTTCACCGAAGTTTCCGTAGTGGCGTTCGATTCGTTTTTGCAGCCGTTTAATATCATTATGAAAATGCATGCTAAATAGTGCATTCCGCATAGTTTAAACGCGCTCCATTTCATATCCATAGTAAATTTTTTATTAGGTGATGCCACAATTTGTTGGGTGAAGTTATGTAAAAGCACCGTCATTACCAGATAACTGGACGTCGCGTAACGATTACATCGAAAAATTAAGGATTTTCAATAAAAGTTCATCAAAGTGGGAAACTGGCTTGAAGCATTTTATCAAACATCTTTTTCCAAGATTCTTTCTAAGATATTTAGAGTAATAGCATAGATAGGTCGATAACAGCTCATTCTTACAACTTATTTTCGGGTAGCGCATCAAATTCCTTTCGCTTGTTCTCGAACCATTTTTGCATTTCGTTGGGGGATTGCATCAGTTCTTGCATAGCTCCCATCGCTTTTAGATGTGCCTCGTCCTTTTTTTGGAACATTTCCATTCCGTGATTTTTGCTCATTTCGGCAATTTCCTCAAAGGAGTTGGCATGAAATTCTTGGTCGCAGGCTCCGCCTAATTGTTTACATGTCATTGTTTTCATTGTATTGCTATGTATTGGTTATTTATTTTTTAGAAGTGCGTCAAGTCTTTCGAAAACGGAACCCCAACCGTTCATAATTCCCATTTTCTCCTGCTGTATCTTGTATTCCTCCGTCGGATGGACCACATGAAACGTAAAAACCGTTTTGTCGCCATTGGGTCGAAACAGAGAGTGTATTTCAACTCCTTCTGTCATCGGTTTAAAGTTCGCCGTCGATACGATTTTTTCGAATTCGATTATTTCGGTGTATTCACCTTCGGCTATAAATTCCTGTCCATTGGGCATGGGCATGATATATTTCCATTTACCCCCAACCTTGAAATCGTGCGTTACTACTATTGTTTTGATTCCCTTGGGGCTCCACCATTTCGCAATATGTTCCGATTGTGTCCACGCCTCCCAAACCAAACTAATCGGGGCGTTAAAGGTTCGCTTAATCGTTATCGTTCTATTATTCATTTCGTTGGATGTATTCATTTTCCGTCGGATTTAGCTTGTAATTTGGTTAGGTAGCTATCAAAAGAGTCCAATTTGTCTTCCCATAATTCGCGGTATTGCTCAATCCACATAAATGCAGGAATGAGGTTTTTCGGTTTAATAAAGCAAAAACGTTCCCTTCCCTCTTTTACATAATCGATTATCTCGCACTCCTTTAAAATTTTCAGATGTTTGGAAATGGCAGGTCGGCTGATTTCGAACTTTTCGGCAATCGCGTTTATCGAAAGTCTTTCTTCGGCCAACAGTTCAATGATGTCCCGTCTTACCGGGTCGGCAATTGCCTGAAAAACATCCCTTCTCATATAATTGAGTAACTAATCGGTTACGAATATATATGTAATCATTCGGTTACACAAATAATTTTTGCTTAAAACTATAGTAATACACAATTGATGTAGTAGGGGAAGGGTTTTGGCAGAAGTCTTGTTGACCGTTGAATGGACATACAGGTATGTCTTTAAACGTGATGATATCCAAACCTCGGAAAAATCAATGCGCACGAGTAATGTACATCGGAAAGCATAATAGCACCTGCTGCGTTTGCCTTACCACAGAATACTATCTAAAGTAGCGGTTATAACCATTCGTTCTATGCTAGAATCTCATAGTCAATATCAAGTTTTCGCAAAGCCCTTAAAGCAGAACCGGTATTCTTATCCGCTACTTCAATGGTTACCGCTTCCCCTTCCAACAACAAGGCCGCCAATTCCTGCAACACTGATGCATCCCCATCTGCGGAAATCGCTGTCATACAGTCCGCTATAGCTCTACTATCTGGCCGCTGGGCGTCACAGGACAACAAATTCACTTTCATATTTCTGGTATATAAAGGCAATATACTACAGTTGTAATGAGATGATGCATCATATTCTTTATCTTTCTATTTTTCATGACCTTGCCGTTCGAAGTGCAATTAGTATGATTTAGAGGTAGAACTCCATTGAACGGAAACATTTACAACAGCGGGGGAAATCTTTTTTGGCTTGGACCTTAATGAAATAATAGTTCACTTTAAAATTGTAAATTCCCGTTTCAAAATCCATCCTATGAAATTCCAATATGCAACGCTCTGGAGTTTGGTGTTCCTTATTCTATTAACCACCTCTTGTACTACCGAAAAAAAGGAATCCGCCACCTTATTGATTTATGGCGGACCCATCTACACCGTTGATTCCACTCAAGCTACGGTCGAGGCAGTTGCGACGAAGGACAGCGTCATTCAATTTGCCGGTAGTCTGGCCGAGGCGGAGCGATTTTTGGGCGAAGATACCCAACGTATTGATTTGAAGGGTAAAACCATGACGCCGGGCCTGATCGAAGGCCACGGACATTTTATGGGCTTGGGCTACAACGAATTGAACCTTGATTTGATGCACACGACCAGTTATCAGGAAATCGTTGATGCGGTAGCCGAAAAAGTGAAAACCACCGCACCTGGGGAATGGATTACCGGTCGCGGATGGCATCAAAGTAAATGGACGGAGATGCCCGAAAAAATGGTCAACGGCTTTCAGACCCATGAGTTGTTGAGTGCCGTGTCGCCCGATAATCCGGTATACTTGCGGCATGCTAGCGGACATGCCGGTTTTGCGAATAGCAAGGCGATGGAAATAGCGGGACTCAAAGCAGTATCGAACGAGGGGATTGACCTGTTCGAGATTGAAGGCGGCGAAGTCATGCGTGATGAATTTGGTGGCCCGACCGGAATATTTAACGAGCGTGCCATGACCTTGATCACCAAACATATTCCGGAAAGTACGCCCGAACAAGACGCCAAGGCCTTTGAAATGGCCGTTGCCGCTTGTCATAGAAATGGTATCACCGGTTTTCACGATGCCGGAATCGGTAAAGAGACCATTGCTCTTTATGATAGTATGAAAGATAAGGATAAAATGAAGGTGCGTATGTATGCCATGCTCACAGGGTGGGACAAGGAACTTCTTGCCGAATGGTATCAAAAAGGCCCGATGATCGATGCGGATCATTTGGTGACCATACGTTCCGTCAAATTGAATTGCGATGGAGCCTTAGGTTCTCGGGGCGCATGGCTTTTAGAGGCATATACCGATCGCCCGGGACATTTTGGACATGAAACCCTGCCTATGGATTTTGTAAAGGAGACCGCGCTTAACGGACTCAATTCAGGTTTTCAAGTGTGTGCCCATGCTATTGGCGATCGTGCCAATAGGGAAATATTGGATAGATACGAAGCTGCTCTGGATGAGGTATCCGATGGCACGCAAGACCATCGGTTTCGAATCGAGCATGCACAACATTTGCATCCCGATGATATTCCGCGTTTTGCCGAGCTTGGGGTTATCCCCGCCATGCAAGCGGTGCACCTGTCATCGGACAGACCTTGGGCAATCGACCGTTTGGGGGAGAAGCGTATCACAGAAGGGGCGTATATGTGGCAAGACCTGCTAAAGAGCGGT
Protein-coding regions in this window:
- the hisA gene encoding 1-(5-phosphoribosyl)-5-[(5-phosphoribosylamino)methylideneamino]imidazole-4-carboxamide isomerase, with the protein product MRIIPAIDIIDGKCVRLSKGDYSTKKVYNENPLEVAKEFEAHGIAYLHLVDLDGAKSKHIVNHNILEEIASNTNLKIDFGGGLKTDEDLRIAFESGAHQITGGSIAVKNPETFTGWIETYGADRIILGADALDEKVAVSGWQEDSNEELLPFIESYQKKGIQYVICTDISKDGMLEGPSFALYEKILTSSNGLKLVASGGISTFDELPRLAEIGCEGTIIGKAIYENKIHLKQLEEYILAT
- a CDS encoding DinB family protein, whose amino-acid sequence is MSNEERIVEELVKNALFRMDESTRMIRKSLTEISEQELWLKPNASLNSIANLILHLCGNMTQYIIASLGESEDVRNRDMEFSSHATGNKAQILEQLERTVDEVRRIIFDADVKQLVKVRSVQGFSFSGVGVIMHAVEHYSYHTGQIAFWVKLLKNKDLGFYSGTDLNIKNQL
- a CDS encoding four helix bundle protein produces the protein MQDLKLRTKRFTIDCWHLCTKIPKSRELDAWVRQLIKCSSSVGVNYRASQRAKSTADFINKLKIVEEEADESVYWL
- the hisF gene encoding imidazole glycerol phosphate synthase subunit HisF, coding for MLAKRIIPCLDIKDGRTVKGINFVDLRDAGDPVELAEIYSKEGADELVFLDISATEQKRKTLSELVYHVAEKVNIPFTVGGGISSVEDVDILLQNGADKVSINSSAVKNPQLINDLAAKFGSQCIVVAIDAKQINGKWTVHLVGGKVPTELDLFDWAKEVEKRGAGEILFTSMDHDGTKDGFANEALARLSTELNIPIIASGGAGTVQHFTDTFIDGKADAALAASVFHFKEIAIGDLKQELRDNGIPVRI
- a CDS encoding GNAT family N-acetyltransferase; the encoded protein is MIRATQADRKLVVNILVEAFEPLDDNNSINFVVKQDDKRTQRMQVLMGYLFDTAMRTGEVFLSDNRASCLLITYAHKDKFSIAKLWSTLQLAFRCIGIERVGKVLKRQKIIQRNYPEGKYIRPMIFAVKNEFKGTVTAAKLIMQVFNDFKKNELPIIVDTASEEHVRLYQKFGLKVFKKEEGLGFPIYLLRMNRVMSPLATVENV
- the hisIE gene encoding bifunctional phosphoribosyl-AMP cyclohydrolase/phosphoribosyl-ATP diphosphatase HisIE, whose amino-acid sequence is MRRKKTNWKMMKIDFSKNADGLVPAIIQDAATKNVLMLGYMNQAALEKTQETEKVTFFSRSKQRLWTKGEESGNFLHLVDMKNDCDNDTLLISVKPLGPTCHTGSDTCWDAENTSTFGFLSQLENIIEQRRTSADGKSSYVASLFEKGINKIAQKVGEEAIETVIEAKDDNDELFLYESADLLFHYLILLQAKGFTLIDIEAELLKRHK
- a CDS encoding TIR domain-containing protein — encoded protein: MNAKKNIYVLYASLDKSLAHDLLRRLQLWEKEFNVSIWHDSPIFPGQQWKPQNLSRLNEADIFLFLLSNGFMYSEFIQQDEFKMIIDKYKEGKAIVVPIVLENCPWDVDFNSDDYDFSFKELPVLPEDGKPINKWDSSEKALAQVTDHVKRMIAPATEDGDAELSQENIADEKTDEIPKEQITLNFGERPDVDNAPKPEDSLLKEAEERRVKEEQKLREKAEIEKRAAEELRLREAAAAEAKKVAEEAESNRIALEEQRIIEEAEAKKMAEEAERLKEEAKAEQKAEAARKALEEQERKKKEEAKRMAVEETRRQQEAAAAKRRAEEEKRIAQEAKDRREAEEQREAALAQERKEEISGSETSDWTDREDVEQSERGTTKKRIGIGLGIAALIALGIVAFSLFNSSPEKPTPTLPRTNNATVADSVQTTESDTEVVSENESISQLGIGDTYSGGLIFVLDPAGNTGKIAYPEDRGPMPWESGNKIHEQLGEGWRLPTLDELRLMYRTIGQGADNSGEFADELYWSATPFDTYQARLLRFSDGNASYHYNKGLATRKFLVRAVRDFSR
- a CDS encoding ASCH domain-containing protein encodes the protein MHYLACIFIMILNGCKNESNATTETSVKTQTVAETESENAIDPSVAGMWQDYIASNPKFEGQEIPESDFFHNNRADANRLAELTLNGKKKASSGLYSLYKYYQVALPKVGTKQIVTDFDGKAVAIIENKRVDTIPFNQISEDYAGLDMGTDVEPLEKWKKAHWDFFENFLKESGGEPNEEMLIVCVIFKTVWPAKH
- a CDS encoding DUF1059 domain-containing protein; protein product: MKTMTCKQLGGACDQEFHANSFEEIAEMSKNHGMEMFQKKDEAHLKAMGAMQELMQSPNEMQKWFENKRKEFDALPENKL
- a CDS encoding SRPBCC family protein, giving the protein MNTSNEMNNRTITIKRTFNAPISLVWEAWTQSEHIAKWWSPKGIKTIVVTHDFKVGGKWKYIMPMPNGQEFIAEGEYTEIIEFEKIVSTANFKPMTEGVEIHSLFRPNGDKTVFTFHVVHPTEEYKIQQEKMGIMNGWGSVFERLDALLKNK
- a CDS encoding ArsR/SmtB family transcription factor, with the translated sequence MRRDVFQAIADPVRRDIIELLAEERLSINAIAEKFEISRPAISKHLKILKECEIIDYVKEGRERFCFIKPKNLIPAFMWIEQYRELWEDKLDSFDSYLTKLQAKSDGK
- a CDS encoding amidohydrolase, with product MKFQYATLWSLVFLILLTTSCTTEKKESATLLIYGGPIYTVDSTQATVEAVATKDSVIQFAGSLAEAERFLGEDTQRIDLKGKTMTPGLIEGHGHFMGLGYNELNLDLMHTTSYQEIVDAVAEKVKTTAPGEWITGRGWHQSKWTEMPEKMVNGFQTHELLSAVSPDNPVYLRHASGHAGFANSKAMEIAGLKAVSNEGIDLFEIEGGEVMRDEFGGPTGIFNERAMTLITKHIPESTPEQDAKAFEMAVAACHRNGITGFHDAGIGKETIALYDSMKDKDKMKVRMYAMLTGWDKELLAEWYQKGPMIDADHLVTIRSVKLNCDGALGSRGAWLLEAYTDRPGHFGHETLPMDFVKETALNGLNSGFQVCAHAIGDRANREILDRYEAALDEVSDGTQDHRFRIEHAQHLHPDDIPRFAELGVIPAMQAVHLSSDRPWAIDRLGEKRITEGAYMWQDLLKSGIPIVNGTDVPVEPLNPIASLYASVSRKTLKGTPEDGYEPAQKMTREQALRSYTLDAAYGAFEENIKGSITPGKLADFTVYDQDLMTVPEDEFLKTEVVMTIFDGEIVYAKEE